TCTCTTAAAGTTGCAATTACTTGCGCTACTTTTCGCATCGGATAATTTCTGGCAGCTAAAAAATATTCATCAACAAAATAAGGACTAACACCTATAGATTTAGCAACTGAATTTTTAGATTTATCTTGTAAACCATGAAATGAAAGTAACTGTGTAAAAAAACCATTTAACAAAGAAATAGTCATTACCAAAGGATTATTTTTTGGGTTTTCTGCAAAATAATTTATAATTCTATTCGCTTTTACAATATTCTTCTCTCCTACTGCTTTTCGTAATTCGAAATTATTAAAGTCTTTAGAAATACCTATATTTTCTTCAATATGAGTATCATCTATAATTGTTTCTTTGGGTAAAATTAGCATTAACTTATCTAATTCATTAGAAATCTTACTCAAATCAGTTCCTAAAAACTCCACTAACATTTGTGATGCTTTTGGTTCTATCTGATACTTTTTTCCGCTTAAAACTCTACGAATCCAATCTGAAACTTGATTCTCGTATAATTTTTTGCTCTCATAAATAAAACCTGTTTTTGCAATTGCTTTGTGCAACTTCTTACGCTTATCAAGTTTTTTATATTTATAATTTAACACTAAAACAGTAGTTGGTTGTGGATTCTCTGCATAAGAAACCAATTTTTCAATATTTCTACTTAAATCTTGCGCCTCTTTTACAATAATAACTTGTCTTTCAGCCATCATTGGATACCTTTTTGCAGAAGAAACAATATCTTCTATACTAGCATCTCTACCATACATAACCTGCTGATTGAAGCCTTTTTCCGCTTCATCCAAAATATTTTCTTCAATAAAATCAGAAATTTTATCAATGTAATAAGGCTCATCACCCATTAAAAAATAGATAGGTTTTATATTTCCTTTCTTTATATCTGAAACAATGTTTCTTATTTCGTTCATTTTCTTACTTTTGATTGATGCAAAGACTCAACCTACCAACTTATAATTTCAAACTCAAAAGTAGCGAAAATAAGACGCTTATTTTTGATAAATTGAGAAAAAAATATATGGTTCTAACTCCAGAAGAATGGGTTCGTCAACATTATGTTTATTTTTTGATTGAAGAAAAAAAATATCCGATTTCGTTAATTGCTTTAGAAAAACAATTAACGATTAATAATCGCAAGAAGAGAACTGACATTTTAGTTTTTAATAAAGAAGGAAATCATGAAATAATTGTAGAATGTAAAGCCCCCTCTATTAAGATTACTCAAGATACTTTTGATCAAATTGCACGTTATAATTTAAAATTAAAAGCTAATTATTTGATTGTAACCAATGGATTAGAGCATTTCTTCTGCAAAATGGACTTTGAAAATGAAACTTATATTTTCTTAAAAGATATTCCTGATTATAAATAACAAACCTTATATTTTATTAGTAAAAAATTAGGTCTAAACTAATTTATAAAATGTAATTTTGCCCTCTTGAAAATAGCAATCGTCATATTAAATTGGAATGGTCAAAAACTGTTAGAACAGTTCTTGCCATCTGTTGTAGATTTTAGTTCGAAAGATGCTGCCGTTTATATAGCAGACAATGCTTCCACAGATTCTTCAATTTCATATGTAAAAGAATATTTTCCTTCTATAAAAATAGTTGAAAACGCTGTAAATGGTGGTTATGCAAAAGGTTATAACGATGCTTTACAATCTATTGATGCAGATATTTATTGCTTATTAAATTCTGATGTTGAGGTTACTGAAAATTGGTTAAAACCAATAATTGATGTTTTTAAAACGGATGAAGAAACAGCTATTATTCAACCAAAATTATTAGATTTTAAAGACAAAACTAAGTTTGAATACGCTGGTGCTGCTGGTGGTTTTATTGATTTATATGGATATCCTTATTGTAGAGGACGCGTTTTTAATCATTTAGAAACAGATAAAGGTCAATTTAATGATACAACGGATGTTTTTTGGGCTTCAGGTGCTTGTTTGTTTATACGTTCTAAAGTATATCACAAACTAGAAGGTTTTGATGAAGACTATTTTGCACATCAAGAAGAAATTGATTTATGTTGGAGAACTCAAAATAATGGTTACAAAATTAAATATGTAGGAGAATCTACAGTTTATCATGTTGGTGGTGCTACTTTACAAGAAACAAATCCTCATAAAACATTTTTAAACTTTAGAAATAGTTTATTTAATGTGGTTAAGAATGTTCCAAAGAAATGGTTCTTATTCGTAATATTTTCTCGTTTAGTTTTAGATGGAGTTGCAGGAATCAAGTTTATGATAGAATTAAGACCAATTCATACTTGGGCAATCATAAAAGCACATTTTAGTTTTTATAAAAACTTTAATAAATTTCTAAAGAAGCGTAAGAAATTATCAAAAAAACAAGATTACAACCTACATACAAGTATTGTTTGGCAATACTTTGCTTTAGGTAGAAAAGAGTTTAAAGACTTAAAATAATTTTCTTTTTAAAACTTCTTTCCATTTACCAGACTCAGCATATTCTTTAATTACAATATTTCTTTCAAGGAGAAAATGATGCATATATCTTTTTAAAAATAGAAAATCTGCAATTTTACCTAAGAAACCCAATGGCGATTCGTATTTAAAAATATCTTTTACTATAACTCTATTATCTTTTTGATGAAGATAATGTTCATGTCTAAAACTTTTAAAGGCTCCTTTAACCATTTCATCAGCAAAAAAGAATGGAGATTCAAAATCTGTAATTATAGAGGTTAATTCTTGTGTAAATCCTAAATGTTTTGCTCGCCAAGTTACGGTTTCACTGAGTTTAATCAAACCAGAAGTTCTTCCTGCTATTGCTTCTTCCTTAGATTTTTCTGTAGAAATTTTATGCAAATCAATACTTCTTATTAAATCAAAAACAATAGTAATATCATTAATATTAATAATAGTTTCTAATTCAATTTTAGCCATTATAGAATATCTAAGCTTCCTTTACCTTCTCTAATAACTTCTGGATAACCTTCAGTAAAATCG
The window above is part of the Polaribacter sp. SA4-12 genome. Proteins encoded here:
- a CDS encoding glycosyltransferase family 2 protein codes for the protein MKIAIVILNWNGQKLLEQFLPSVVDFSSKDAAVYIADNASTDSSISYVKEYFPSIKIVENAVNGGYAKGYNDALQSIDADIYCLLNSDVEVTENWLKPIIDVFKTDEETAIIQPKLLDFKDKTKFEYAGAAGGFIDLYGYPYCRGRVFNHLETDKGQFNDTTDVFWASGACLFIRSKVYHKLEGFDEDYFAHQEEIDLCWRTQNNGYKIKYVGESTVYHVGGATLQETNPHKTFLNFRNSLFNVVKNVPKKWFLFVIFSRLVLDGVAGIKFMIELRPIHTWAIIKAHFSFYKNFNKFLKKRKKLSKKQDYNLHTSIVWQYFALGRKEFKDLK
- a CDS encoding SRPBCC family protein — protein: MAKIELETIININDITIVFDLIRSIDLHKISTEKSKEEAIAGRTSGLIKLSETVTWRAKHLGFTQELTSIITDFESPFFFADEMVKGAFKSFRHEHYLHQKDNRVIVKDIFKYESPLGFLGKIADFLFLKRYMHHFLLERNIVIKEYAESGKWKEVLKRKLF
- the holA gene encoding DNA polymerase III subunit delta — its product is MNEIRNIVSDIKKGNIKPIYFLMGDEPYYIDKISDFIEENILDEAEKGFNQQVMYGRDASIEDIVSSAKRYPMMAERQVIIVKEAQDLSRNIEKLVSYAENPQPTTVLVLNYKYKKLDKRKKLHKAIAKTGFIYESKKLYENQVSDWIRRVLSGKKYQIEPKASQMLVEFLGTDLSKISNELDKLMLILPKETIIDDTHIEENIGISKDFNNFELRKAVGEKNIVKANRIINYFAENPKNNPLVMTISLLNGFFTQLLSFHGLQDKSKNSVAKSIGVSPYFVDEYFLAARNYPMRKVAQVIATLRDADVKSKGVGASQSQKDILKELLFKILH
- a CDS encoding type I restriction enzyme HsdR N-terminal domain-containing protein translates to MQRLNLPTYNFKLKSSENKTLIFDKLRKKYMVLTPEEWVRQHYVYFLIEEKKYPISLIALEKQLTINNRKKRTDILVFNKEGNHEIIVECKAPSIKITQDTFDQIARYNLKLKANYLIVTNGLEHFFCKMDFENETYIFLKDIPDYK